The Primulina eburnea isolate SZY01 unplaced genomic scaffold, ASM2296580v1 ctg739_ERROPOS11973397, whole genome shotgun sequence sequence TCGCCCAAATTAGTTATAACTAATTACAAACTAATAACTGATCTTATTTTGTTTGAAGGTGTTGATTTATTCATCTCTCTTTCTATTCACTTTAACTATAATAATCGTATACGAGATCTtggatttttaataataataaaattttaattattattttattgaaattaaatatataagttAAAATTAAAGGAAGTCAATTTTCCAACTTGCATGTTATTATAAAGAGAAATGACTATTATTTCAGGTGGTTTGCATGACTCTCCAACTTCGCTTACTAATAAAATCCTCCGATCCCCACGCTACAATCCCAGCTCCATTGAAAGAAGAAGCGATACTGGAATCGAGAAATCGTTTTGAACAGAAAATGGTTTGCTCCAAATTCTCCATCGCTGATCTTGTAGTTTTGTATGATCTTTGCAGCGTTCCTCGTTCTTCTGGTTTCTTGGATCAAATTCTCACCCTACATATCACTCCCAAACACAAATTTGGTACGTGAAATAATCGTCCGATTGTTCGGATTCGTCTGTTTACAAAAAGTTAATCACATTCATTACACGtgcttctttattttttttttttgtggcaGGAAATATTGAAAGATGAACTGGAAGAAGCCCTGGAAAATGCAGCAATGCCGAACAAGAATCTGATTATCGCCATTATCAACAAAGCCTACGTCGAGCCTCATGAGAACGAGTATCCGTCAATGTTTGATCTTTTTCTCGAGGGTTTTTGGGAGGGGGAAGGAACAAGAGAACTGTTGGATCATTTACTTGTGGTGGCCATGGACAAGACAGCGCATGAAAGGTGTGAATACCGGCGGCTGAACTGTTACAGACTGGTGGTGGACGGAGGCGGCGATGATTTCGCCGGTGAGAAGCTTTACATGTCCGGGGATTTTATAGAGATGATGTGGAGAAGGACTAGTTTTCTGCTGAATGTCCTCGAGAAAGGTTACAACTTCATCTTCACGGTATGCTTCCTCTCAATTTACCATTTTCCCATTTGGATTTTGTTTCTTGAATTCCATGATTTTACATTTTATGTCACTCGAGTAcaaaattttgatttgattttttaatatatatgatTGCATTCAATGTGATAATAATTAGGTATGTTAATTTTGTTTCTTGAATTCAATGATTCCCATAAATTTACGAACTTTGAAGATTACTTTTTCTAAGATTTTTTtatagttaattaaaatgttaattttttttttctgttaaGGTAGTTTTTACTTTCATATTCTTTTTTTCCCTTCCTCTGTCATTGTATTTAAACTGGTAATTTCACTTGTAGTTCTGCAGGGAACATTATATCTACGACTGATTGATTTTCATGTTTGTATGGCATGCAGGACACGGATGTGCTATGGCTAAGGAATCCACTCACGAGACTGAGCATGAATGAAACCTTGGACTTACAAATAAGCACAGATTCATTCAATGGGAATTCATACTCAGAACTCAACAACATCAACACTGGATTTTACTACGTACGATCGAACAACCGGACCATATCATTGTTCGAGACATGGTACGACATGAGAAAGAACTCGATCGGGATGAAAGAACAAGATGTTTTGGAGCAACTAGTGTTCCATGGCGTTCTCAAGGAATTAGGTCTAACACCCAAGTTTCTTGATACACTATATTTCAGTGGATTCTGCAGTGATAGCCAAGATGTTAACATGGTCGTTACTGTTCATGCCAATTGTTGTCGCACCATTGGTGCGAAGATGGTTGATTTGAAGGCCGTTTTGAGAGATTGGAAAGGGTTCAAGAACAAAGAAAATAGTAATAATAGTTCTAGTTTTCGATGGACTGACCACAATTCTTGTATAAATTCGTGGCATTGAGTAACCAAACACTACTCGGGATTTCGTATTAGGTAGTTTGTGAAATATACAGTGTACATTTGCACTTGATATAGACTTTTGTTGCATTTTGATATTTGACAACTTTTTACAACTCAAATTCCTATTTTAATAGCAATTAAattgtaaaaatataataaattgcctcgtagatttatttttatttttgtttatatttacaTGCAAAGGCATCATTTGACCAATTTTGTTTAGCTTCACGCACAATCACTAGTCACAGTCACTATATTCTTGCTTAAGAAGCCCTAGAGAACTACACCAATTAGGTGATGGTGAATTTTAATTCGCAAAAGCGCAGAAAATGGCTACGTTGAGAAATCTGAAGATAAAGACTTCAACGTGCAAGAGAATAGTGAAGGAACTTGACTCTTACGAGAAAGAGGTAGAAAGAGAGGCCGCCAAAACTGCTGATATGAAGGCCAACGCCGCCGATCCTTACGACATCAAGCAGCAGGTCAATTCCGGCTGTTTAATTTACCTCATAATTTTTGAGATGTATGGGTGAGATGGTGAATTCCAAATTTATGTTGAGCTGTAATACTGATCCATTCTCGAATTGACCCGAAAAAAGGTCGATTTTTGAGTTGTCTTGCTAAAGTGCGTGATTGTTCTGTATTTGTTTGATTGATAGCCTTTTAATGCAGAAGGAATGTCGGATCAATTGGGATGCTGGTATTATATTTCTCTTGGATTCTTTTGTTGGATGTGAGAaaaagggttttttttttttttttttttatatttgggTAGTTTGTTGTAAATAGTCTACGGGTTCCGCGTCTCTTGTTTATTTGCATCATTTACATTTGAACTTGTGTGAGTCTGTGTGAGGTCTTGTCTGTTTTAAAGGAATTGTTTCGAGGTTGGTTTCTCGTTTCCGATAATTTCGATATCATTATGCAGCTGGGATGGTTTTCTTTTCCAGATTTAAAATAGCTATTTCCATTAATTTTGTTTGATGTAGACAAGAAATGGTGAAGGTCCATTGGTGCCATGGATTGTGGAGACTAAATAAGGTCATTGGAGTTAACCCACTAGCCCAAGGGACCAAAAATGCAATTTGCTCAAACTTTAGTGTAGGAAAATATATTATTACTCGAGCATGGAATAACTATGCATTTCTCCACGATTTTCTTTGTACATGTAATGATCGTAGTTTATGCTAGATAAATGTCATTTTTTGACAATTGGAACTAATATGGCGCGTCTTCAGACATACAATTTGAAGATATGCATGTTCATGGGGGTTTATATCAATGAAGAAATCCTTCAAAGATCAGGATTATTGAGTTTATTTTTTGTGGCCTCTTGGATTGTTAGTATCAACAAAGGAGGACCCGGTGGGGTCTTTCCTTTTTCAAGATCATCGAATATTACTTTAAAGGACAGTATTTGTTTACCATGTGGAGGTAATCGATGGATAGGAGTACGATGCAACAGATTTCAATAGAAGTTTATGTTCATGTTCCAAGTTTTACAAGTGGGTATGGCTGTTCATTGAAAATGTTATAGTTGAGGCAGTTAAGAATTTTGATGCCTGTTCAGTTTTCAGTTTTATACAGTTTTTGAGGGAGGAGGCTGGGAAAGTGGGTGTGGGGGAGAGAAAAGGAATTTACGAGTATTATTTTTACGTGATTGTACGTGCTGAATCTTGGGTGAAGGGTATTTTACCCTTCTAACTAGCTAGTTGTAACAATAAGTGATGatgattaaaataaaaagaaagaacaTCGTACAAATCCATGCATTATGCAAGGTGTGTGGCACTCAATCGGGCTAGTCAGTGTGAATTATGAATTGCAGAGGTGTTCCTTGACAAAACTTTTGGTTTTGCTGGCTAGACAAGTTATGAATTGATCATATATTTTCTTGcttgctttttttaaaaaagtactGAACGGATACTTCCTTTTCTTGATGTATTTAATTCAGGAAAATGTGCTGGCTGAGTCCAGGATGATGATACCAGATTGCCACAAGCGCCTAGAAGCTGCTCTAACTGACCTTAAAGGATTTCTGGTGAGTTGTAATTTTTTGTTCTTTTCTTGATACTGTTAATTGTTCCTCCTCCACCTTATGCATGATTATGTAGAAGCAGCCTTGCATCTTAAAAGTCAACATGTTGCAAGATTAAGGTTAACTAGGTGTTTTACTTGAACATGTGTTAGGCTCTGACTATTTGACAAGGATTTTTGCTGCCATTCTCGTAGGATAGGCattcaaaattttcttaaatcaaAGTCGACCGCGAGTGTGCATTTATTTGTATAGACCATCCGGTtcgaattaattttatttttcctctGTAGTTTCACTCTGTGCATGATTGTTAAACTGATTTGAATTCTTTTGGTATGGGACAAAAACAAAGATCGAGCAAAAAATAGCTTGGTGATATGTGTTTCTTTAGTCTTGCCTCTCACTGTCCCCAGGAGGTCCCAGGCTTTTTAAATAATTCTTGTTGTGTCTTTGTTTGAATGTTTGTGGTTAATATTTGTTAGCTTATCTATGCTCACAAATGTAGGTCATGTGTTCAGGTGACTGAAGGTAACTTGGGTCTAGTGCTACTAGGATATAACCGTGGTTTGATTTCCAATTTATGCTTGGTGCAATGTCACCCCAAGGTTCAAACTGTAGCATACCAGATTTCTGTTACATATATACAACTTCCAGAAATATAATTCAGTTGTTGTTGGACATCTACCATAC is a genomic window containing:
- the LOC140822056 gene encoding uncharacterized protein At1g28695-like, encoding MIFAAFLVLLVSWIKFSPYISLPNTNLEILKDELEEALENAAMPNKNLIIAIINKAYVEPHENEYPSMFDLFLEGFWEGEGTRELLDHLLVVAMDKTAHERCEYRRLNCYRLVVDGGGDDFAGEKLYMSGDFIEMMWRRTSFLLNVLEKGYNFIFTDTDVLWLRNPLTRLSMNETLDLQISTDSFNGNSYSELNNINTGFYYVRSNNRTISLFETWYDMRKNSIGMKEQDVLEQLVFHGVLKELGLTPKFLDTLYFSGFCSDSQDVNMVVTVHANCCRTIGAKMVDLKAVLRDWKGFKNKENSNNSSSFRWTDHNSCINSWH
- the LOC140822100 gene encoding tubulin-folding cofactor A-like, with the protein product MATLRNLKIKTSTCKRIVKELDSYEKEVEREAAKTADMKANAADPYDIKQQENVLAESRMMIPDCHKRLEAALTDLKGFLVELEESDLKETPEVQDAQTIITEIEHMFQTSEA